DNA from Megachile rotundata isolate GNS110a chromosome 8, iyMegRotu1, whole genome shotgun sequence:
GACCGCAAAGTAGAACtaactgttatttattaatatttttcttcagGTTAATCGTAATTCAACCATAACGTTAAAATGTCAGGAGGTTTAGATGTATTAGCCCTCAAAGAGGATGATGTTACCAAAATGTTGGCTGCATTTACCCACTTGGGTGCAGAAAACGTGAACTTCCAAATGGAACAATATgtctataaaaagaaaaatgatggtatgcattcttattttaatttgttctgTAAGATTTAGAAACTATAAGTAATAATTATCGATTACAGGTGTCAGCATCATAAATTTACGTCACACATGGGAAAAGTTACTCTTAGCAGCACGTGCTATTGTAGCTATTGAACATCCAAGTGAAGTTTTTGTCATCAGTTGTCGTCAAACTGGCCAGAGAGCTGTTTTGAAATTCGCACAGCACACTGGAGCTACACCTATTGCTGGACGTTTCACGCCTGGTGCTTTCACCAATCAGATCCAGGTTGATTttgtttctataaaaatatggattttgtaacattattattcatatatatgATGAGAATTTCTTGTGTCATAATCTACATATGTTGATTTATTTTGGCTTAATCTTTTctgatttaattttcaaaattaaataatcgtttataaattgtataattgccATGTACTAATTGTGCTAATCGTTTTTCAGTCTGCCTTCCGTGAACCCCGTCTTCTGATCGTAACTGACCCATCCACCGACCATCAGCCAATCACTGAGGCCAGTTATGTGAACATTCCAGTAATTGCATTCTGTAATACTGATTCACCTCTCCGTTTCGTCGACATCGCTATTCCCTGCAATACAAAAAGTCTTCATTGCGTGGGTCTTATGTGGTGGTTGTTGGCGAGAGAAGTGCTC
Protein-coding regions in this window:
- the sta gene encoding stubarista 40S ribosomal protein SA — protein: MSGGLDVLALKEDDVTKMLAAFTHLGAENVNFQMEQYVYKKKNDGVSIINLRHTWEKLLLAARAIVAIEHPSEVFVISCRQTGQRAVLKFAQHTGATPIAGRFTPGAFTNQIQSAFREPRLLIVTDPSTDHQPITEASYVNIPVIAFCNTDSPLRFVDIAIPCNTKSLHCVGLMWWLLAREVLRLRGSIARESKWDVVVDLFFYRDPEEAEKEEQAAKEIAPAKDFTGPVEVAATAEPGWVNEVDAGAVTTENWADDVATPTAAATAIPAATAAPAFQTGGDWAAQTSEEWSTSTQPTTGQSWGGATTEKW